One Nocardia iowensis DNA window includes the following coding sequences:
- a CDS encoding CsbD family protein, whose translation MSLSDKIGNKVDEFGGKAKEAAGNATGDDDLRAEGKADQVESAVKGAVDNVKDAIGDAVDKAKGALGK comes from the coding sequence ATGTCTCTGAGCGACAAGATCGGCAACAAGGTCGACGAGTTCGGCGGCAAGGCCAAGGAGGCCGCGGGCAACGCGACCGGTGACGACGACCTGCGCGCCGAGGGCAAGGCGGACCAGGTCGAGTCCGCAGTCAAGGGCGCGGTGGACAACGTCAAGGACGCCATCGGTGACGCGGTGGATAAGGCCAAGGGCGCACTGGGCAAGTAG